One Coccinella septempunctata chromosome 1, icCocSept1.1, whole genome shotgun sequence DNA window includes the following coding sequences:
- the LOC123314394 gene encoding uncharacterized protein LOC123314394, with protein sequence MSCCRRSRSSASQNNLRCDLCGKVFPYSPECVGQLGQHTCAEHWLEKIGHFVSKKANRSPPVEIQWISNAKVNVKRLKHENFLDLYKTTIESWHDGPTELRCCSCGYVGPPYIRRQKNKVASTRFGQYLLMACWPLCFAPMSSKNDITLYCKQCGALFGSYDMENGCLIQSCSSSCLECAESYCSQC encoded by the exons ATGTCTTGTTGTCGAAGGTCCAGATCGTCAGCATCGCAGAATAATTTAAGATGCGATTTGTGCGGAAAAGTTTTCCCGTATTCACCAGAATGTGTTGGTCAGCTCGGACAGCATACCTGTGCTGAACATTGGCTAGAAAAAATAGGACATTTCGTAAGCAAAAAAGCCAATCGAAGTC ctCCCGTCGAAATTCAATGGATATCAAATGCGAAAGTCAATGTGAAACGACTGAAACACgagaattttttagatttgtATAAAACAACAA TTGAAAGCTGGCATGATGGACCAACAGAACTACGATGCTGCTCATGCGGATATGTAGGTCCACCCTATATAAGGAGGCAGAAAAAtaag gttGCATCAACCCGATTTGGTCAATATCTTCTTATGGCATGCTGGCCTCTATGTTTCGCCCCAATGTcgtcaaaaaatgacataaCCTTATATTGTAAGCAATGTGGGGCACTCTTTGGGTCCTATGACATGGAAAATGGCTGTCTCATACAATCTTGCTCTTCGTCGTGCCTCGAATGTGCAGAATCTTATTGTAGTCAATGTTAA